In one window of Arachis ipaensis cultivar K30076 chromosome B06, Araip1.1, whole genome shotgun sequence DNA:
- the LOC110263828 gene encoding uncharacterized protein LOC110263828: MEFETLSHFKKAVQKFNINIGRSIFFARCDSTRSKAICYDEDCPWQIYCSKRIFPASYQVKTFVNKHTGSRDNHYKSADEKWVIDELEERIRVQPNLTVREADQYFRFEYDVLINERKIYRSMKKAKERIEGSEIAQYARLRDYANEILKSNPGSTVRIHMNPIPDSNPIFLRIYVCFDACKKGFVGGCRPFIGLDGTFIRGYYGGQLLTAIGQDVNNHIYPIAYAIVESENKESWKWFLEILQEDVGDFQANGFNFISDI; encoded by the coding sequence ATGGAGTTTGAAACTCTAAGCCACTTCAAGAAGGCTGTCCAAAAGTTTAATATCAATATTGGAAGGAGCATATTCTTTGCTCGTTGTGATTCTACAAGATCAAAGGCTATATGCTATGATGAGGACTGTCCTTGGCAAATATACTGTTCCAAGAGAATATTTCCAGCAAGTTATCAGGTAAAAACATTCGTAAATAAACATACCGGCAGCAGGGACAATCACTATAAGTCAGCAGATGAAAAATGGGTCATAGATGAGTTAGAGGAGAGGATACGAGTGCAGCCAAACTTGACAGTGAGGGAGGCTGACCAATACTTCAGATTCGAGTATGATGTACTAATCAATGAACGGAAAATTTATAGATCTATGAAGAAAGCAAAGGAGAGGATTGAGGGTTCTGAGATTGCACAGTATGCACGACTTCGTGATTATGCTAACGAGATACTGAAGAGTAATCCAGGGTCGACAGTAAGGATCCACATGAATCCCATACCTGATTCGAATCCTATTTTTCTGAGGATCTATGTTTGCTTTGATGCGTGCAAGAAGGGGTTTGTGGGTGGATGTAGACCTTTTATAGGGTTGGATGGGACATTCATAAGAGGATATTATGGGGGGCAGTTACTGACAGCAATAGGACAGGACGTAAATAATCATATCTATCCTATTGCCTATGCAATTGTGGAATCAGAGAACAAAGAAAGTTGGAAGTGGTTTTTGGAGATACTCCAGGAGGATGTGGGAGATTTTCAAGCTAATGGGTTTAACTTCATATCAGATATATAG